Below is a genomic region from Rhodoligotrophos appendicifer.
CCGCGCCGCCGTCGCCGCCGCCACGACCCCGCCGAAGCTGAAGCCGGCAAGCTCGACCGGCGCCTCGAGCCGGGAGACCTCCTCGGCCACCCAGTCGAGATACTCGTCGGGACCGGTCCCCGTCGGCACGTCGGGGGACTCCCCGAAACCGGGAAGGTCGAAGCCATGGACGGTGAACCGTGTTGCCAGCACCGGGATGTTGCGGCTCCAATGGGTCCGCGATCCCATGCCCCCGTGGAACAGGACCAGAGCCGGTCCCTGCCCCTCCACGGAGCGTGCCAAGGCAGGCCGGGCCGCCGGCAGGGTGTGCCGCTCAGGCCGCATGTTCGGTCTCGTCCTCATCCAGCGGTTGCCCGAGATAGGATTCGACAACCGCGGGCATCTTGATGACCTCGCTTGGCAGGCCGTCGGCGATCTTCTGGCCGAAATTCAGCACCATGACCCGTTGCGACAGCTGCAGGATCACATGCACCAGATGCTCGATCATGCAGATCGTGATTCCGTCCTCATGGACCCGTTTCAGGGTGACGATGAGTTCGTCCACCTCCCCGCGCGCCAGGCCGGCCATGACCTCGTCCAGCAGCAGCAGCTTGGGGCCCGTGGCCAGCGCCCGGGCGAGTTCCAGCCGCTTCTTGTTGCCGATGGTCAGCGCCGAGGCCGGGAGGTCGCGCATGTCCCACAGGCCGGTGAGCTCCAGCGGCCGCTGGGCGAGCTTGCGGCCTTCCGCCACGCTGCGGCCCTCGGTGGAGGCAAACAGCGCCCCCGTCGCCACATTGTCGAGCACGGTCATTTCCGGGAACGGACGCACCACCTGGAAGGTCCGCCCGACGCCCAGGCGGCAGACCTTGTAGGGCGCGACCCCGTTGATGTCCTGGCCTTCGAACCGGATCATGCCGCTGGTCGGCCGCATATAGCCGGTGATCAGGTTCAACAGCGTGGTCTTGCCCGCGCCATTCGGTCCGATGATCCCGAGGAACTCGTTGCGCTGCACCGTCTGGCTGAGCTCCGAGATCGCGAGCAGGCCGCCGAAGCGCTTCGATACCTTGCGCAGCTCAAGCATGGGCCGTCTCCTTGTCGCTGCCGATGAAGGCCTCCTGCACCATGGCCGACGTCTTGAGCTCCCTGGCGGACGCCGAATAGACGATGCTGCCGCTGGAGATCACATAGCCGCGATGGGCCACGCTGAGGGCGGCCCGGGTGTTCTGTTCCACCAGCAGGATCGTGGTGTTGGATCTGGCGATCTGGCGGATGGCTGCGAACACGACCTGCACGATTTTCGGCGCCAGGCCGAGGGACGGCTCGTCCAGCAGCAGCAGTCGCGGATTGGCCATGAGGGCGCGTCCGATCGCCAGCATCTGTTGCTCGCCCCCGGACATCAGTCCGGCCTTCTGCTCGCGCCGCTCGACCAGTTTCGGAAACAGCGCGAACACCTCCTCAAGCTTCTCCTTGCGGCCCTTGCGCGCCCGGCTGTTATAGGAGCCGAGGATCAGGTTCTCGTGCACCGTGAGGTTCGGGAAAACCTTGCGCCCCTCCGGTGAGAGCGCAAGACCCGCGGCGACCCGGTCGTGGCTCGGCATCGCCAGCAGGTCCCGGCCGTCGAACTCGATCTGCCCCGCCATGGTTCCGATCAGCCCCGTCAGCACCGCCATGGTCGTCGTCTTGCCGGCGCCATTGGCTCCGAGGAGGCACACGACCTCGCCCTCATTGACGTCGATGGAGATGTCCTCCAGGGCAATGGCCCCGGCATAGCCTGCCTTCACGTTGCGCATCGACAGGAGCGGGCTCATGGCTTCACCTCCGCCTGCACCTTGGAGGGTGCGGCCGTCACCGGTTTGGCGGGTCGCGAGAACCAGCCTCCGCCTGCGACCAGCGCGCCCCAGATGCCGCGTGGCATGAACAGGATTCCGATCACCAGAACGAGCCCGTAGATCAGCTGGCTGAAGCCTTCGTTCTGCCCGAAGAAGATCCGTGTGCCCTCCGAGATGGCGACGATCGCGAAGGATCCGATCGCCGGTCCGGCCAGCGTATGGATCCCGCCCAGGATGGGTGCGATCTGGGACAGGATGGTGAAATGCAGGCTGAAGCCCACTTCCGGATCGAGATAGCCGCCATACCAGGCATTGATGCCGCCGGCGCAGGAGGCGATGGCGCCGGAAATGGCGAGCAGGCCGAGCCGGTAGCGATAGGGATTGACGCCCAGCATCTGGGCGGCGCCCTCATTGTTGCGCATGGCCCGGCAGGCGAAATGGAAGCGCGAGATCGAGATGATATAGGAGATGACGACGGTGGCCACCGCGCCCAGCGCGCCGATCACATAGAGCATGGTGGTGCTGGGCCGCAGGGCCTGGTCGAGGAACAGCCCGACCGCGCCGCCCGTGAAGTCCGGCGTCATGAAGGCGGTGATCCGCAGGCCTTCGGAGAGCGCCAGCGTCGAGATGGCGAAGAAGATCCCGCGCAGCCGCCCGGTGGTCACCGCCAGGAACAGGCCCAGCAGCGCCCCGAAGAGGATGGACACCACGAGGCTGGCCAGGATCGGCAATCCGAAGGCGTTGGCGCTGAGCAGTGCGGCATAGCTCCCGACGCCCCAGAACGCCGAATGGCCCAGCGAGATCAGGCCGGCATTGGCCATCAGGTTCCAGCTCACCGCCAGCATGATCAGGGTCGAGACCCGGAACAGCCAGTCGCTGATCTGCGGCGAGCCCACGAAGGGCGAGGCGATGAAGGCGATGGCGAAGAGGATCGGCACCACGGTGCGGAGGTCGCGCGGCATGGGCAGCTCCTATTCTTCGACGGCTTGGCCGAGCAGGCCGCGCGGTCGGATGATGAGGATGAGGAACAGGAGGGCGAAGGCCACGCCTTCGGACCATCCGGCGCCGCCGGGCACGTAATAGGCGACCCAGGTCTCGGCGAAGGCCAGCACGAAGGCCCCCACCACCGAGCCGACGATGCTGCCGAGTCCGCCCAGGATGATGATGGCGAAGCCCTTGACCAGCATGTGGAAGCCCATGAAGGGCGAGATGGCGCCGATGAAGCTCAGCAGCACGCCCGTGGCGGCCCCCAGCGCGGCGCTGATGCCGAACACGATGCCGTACATCTGCGTGACGTTGATGCCCATCAGGATCGCGGCATCGCCGTTTTCCGCCAGCGCCCGGCTGGCGCGCCCGAGTTCCGTCCGCCGCAGCCACAGGAACAGGCCCACCACCAGGATCGTCGCCACCGCGAAGGCGATCACCCGCGCGGTCGAGATGCTGATATCGCCGATCATCATGGAATCGAACGCATAGGGCGGGTTCACGGAGCGCTCATCCGCGCTCCACGAGATCAGCGCCAGGTTCTGCAGGATGAGCCCGATGCCGAAGGTGAGCAGGATCTGGTTGATATGCGGTGCCGTCAGCACCCGCTTGATGCTGATCTTGTAGATGGCCATGCCGACGATCATGCCCGCGACCATGATCAGCGGCAGCGCCACCAGGGGATCGAGGCCGAGGATGGTCAGCGCCCAGTACGAGCCGTAGGCGCCCAGCATGATGGCCTCGCCATGGGCGAAGTTGATGATGCGGATGATCCCGAAGCTGAGCGACAGGCCGATCACCATCAGCGTGTAGATGCCGCCGAGCAGCATCGCATCCACGAAGAATTGTCCAAAGAAATCCATGCCGGCTCCTGGGAGACGTGCTGTGGTTTCAGATGAGGGCGGCGCGGTGGCCGCCCTCGCGAGCGAAAGTCGGCGGCGTCAGCGCTTGACGGCAGCGATCTCGCCATTGGCGGCCTCCAGCGGCCACAGCACGACATTCTTGCCGCCCTGACGCTGGAAGACGATCATGTCCGTGAACGCCTGTTGCTTGGTGCCGAAGCCGGTCGGCTTGAACTCGCCGCGGCCATTGACGGTCTCGACATTCATCTTCCGCAGCTCTTCGGCCGCCTTCACCTTGTCGCCGCCGGCTTTGTCGAGGGCGATCAGGAGCATGCCGGTTGCCGCATAATGGCCGATATCGAGGAAGTCGGGCTCGGCATTATACTTCTTCTTGAAGGCCTCGACCCATTCCGTCGTGCTCGGGAACAGCTTCGGATAATCCTTGTTGGCGGCGTGCTCGACGCCGGGCAGATAGGTCGTGACGCCCATCCAGCCTTCCTGGGCGTCGCCCACGGCCTTTTGCCATTCTTCGAGCTGCGTATACGCGGTTCCCACCAGATAGGGCACGTCCAGCTTGCGCGTCTGGACCTGCTTGGCCATGGTGATCGCATCCGTGGTCTGCACCAGGCCGACGAGGATGTCGGGCTTGGCGCGCGCGATCTTGGTCAGCGCCGGGTTCATGTCCGTGGCATTCGCCCGGACCATTTCCTCGGCCACGATTTCATAGCCGATATCGCCGTAGAACTGCTTCACGTAAGGAAGATGCGTGCGGCCGTAGCTGTCGTCGGAATAGATGACCGCCACCTTCTTGCCTTCGCCGAGATAATGCTTCAGGGCGGCGGCTTCGCTGGTGTGGTAATGATAGGCGTAAGGATAGGTGTGGAAGAAATTGTCTTCCTTGCCAACAACCTCCTCCAGCTTCGTGCTCGACGAGCCATTGACGATCCAGACCGGCTTGCCTTGCTGCCAGGGCGGAATGGCGGCGGCGACGATCGGGCTGCCCACGGGGCCGATCATGAAGTCGACCTTCTCCACATTGACGAGCTCGTTGACGGTCGAGACGGTGGACTGCGCCTCCGACTGCACGTCGCGATAGATGAACTCGACCTTCTTGCCGCCCACGGTATTGCCGAAGGCCTCGGCAGCCATTTCGACCCCGCGCTTGCCCGGGCCGCCATAGGCGACGAACCGCCCGCTCAGCTCCATCGGCACGCCGATCTTGATGGTTTCTTCTGCAGAGGCCGCAAATGATCCTGCAGAAATTCCGGTCGCGACAAGAAGAGCCAGAACGAATCGGCGATTCAGTCCCGAAGTGTTCAGCATTGAGTCTCCTCCCACAATTTGTTTGATCGGCGATGATTCTTTTGATCAAGCCGCAGTCGAGGCGATTGCTTGCAGGGCCGGAATGATGATCTTGCGTTCCTTGACATCTTTCCGGCCCAGGACTTTTGGCGCGCAAACGGCTCAGCCCTGCCAAAGCAGTGCATGACCGAAAGCCTATATTTTGGAACCGGATCCGTCTAGTGAAATTTTGTCGATGACAAACCGCTTGGGCTGGTTATAGGTTGGGGCATTCTCCGGGGCCTCCTGGTCCCGCCCAGCAAGGTTAGACCGCCGGCAAAACGGCTGCAGTCAGGGAGCTAAGCATTTGTCCTACGAGGATATTCTCTACGAGAGCGGCGACGGGATCGCGACCATCACCATCAATCGGCCCGAGGTCCGCAACGCCGTCCGTCCCAAGACCTATGAGGAGCTGACGGCCGCCTTCAAGGTCGCCGCCGAGGACGCGACGGTGGGCGTCGTGGTCATCACTGGCGCGGGCGACAAGGCCTTCTGCTCCGGCGGCGACGTGCGCGACCAGTCGAGCCGCACCCCCCATGTCGGCCGCATGCACATGCGCCGCCTGTACGCGCTCTCCTCCATGATGCGCATGATGGACAAGCCGATCATCGCCAAGGTGCGCGGCTTCTGCGTCGGCGGCGGCAATGAGATCAATCTCTTCTGCGACCTGACGGTGGCGAGCGAGGATGCGAAATTCGGCCAGGTCGGCCCGCGGGTCGGCTCCATCCCCATCTGGGGCGCCTGTCAGCTGCTCGCCCGCTATGTCGGCGAGCGCAAGGCCCGCGAGATGCTCTACACCTGCAAGCTCTATACGGCGCAACAATCCCTCGACATGGGGCTCATCAACGAGGTCTGCCCCGCCGAGGATCTCGATCGCGTCGTTCACGAGCTGTGCCAGTCGATCCTCGACAAGAGCCCGCAAAGCATCCGCATCGCGAAGATCGCCTTGAATGCCGGGTCGGACCAGGAGTTCTACGGCTCCTTCTTCCCCACCTCCGAGCTCCTGGCCGGCATCTATGGCAATGAGGAGAACATGGAAGGCATCACCGCCTTCCTCGAGAAGCGCCCGAGCGATTTCCGCAAATATCGCCGTCCGTAGGAAGACCAGAGGAGACGAGAACGTGCAGATGGGTTTGGAGGGCAAGATCGCCCTGATCACCGGCGGCGCCCGCGGCATCGGCTTTGCCGCCGCGCAGATCCTGGCCGCCGAAGGGGTGAAGCTCGCTTTGGTCGACATTAATGGTGACGCCGCCGCGGCCGCCGCGCAATCCCTGACCGGCACCGAGGCGATCGGCATCCGGGCCGACATCTCGAGCGAGGCCGACGTCGCCGCCATGGTCGCCGCCGCCACCGAGAGGTTCGGCCGCATCGACATCTTCGTCAACAGCGCCGCCGTCCTCGACGATAAGCTGTTCCTCGACTCAGGACCCGCCGATTGGAGCCGCATGCTGAATGTCTGCCTGCTCGGCCCCATGCTCTGCCTGCGCCACATCCTCCCCGGCATGGTCGAGCGCGGTCATGGCCGGGTCATCTGCCTGGCCTCCGACTCCGCCCGTGTGGGCCAGGCGCGTCTCTCTTACTACGCCGCCGCCAAGGCCGGCGTGATCGCTTTGGTGAAGTCCGTGGCCCAGGAGGTCGGCAAGGGCGGCGTCACCCTCAACGTCGTCTCCCCCGGCGCCACCAACACGCCCTTGCGCATCGAGCGCGAGGACGGACTGCGCGCGCAGATGGGCGAGGAGAAATATGCCCGCCGCGTGAACAGCGTCCTGAAGATGTATCCCGCCGGACGCATCGGCGAGCCTGACGACATCGGCTCCGCCATCGTCTTCCTCGCCAGCGACCGTGCATCGTGGATCACCGGACAGGTGCTCAGCGTCAACGGCGGCTTCGTGATGCCCTGAAGGATCACCCCATGGATTTCTCCCTTACCGAAGAACAGACGATCCTCCAGGACTCGGCCCGCCGCATGGTCGAGCAGGAGATCATGCCGATCCTGAAGGCCAATGATCCCGACCGGCCGCTTCCCAAATCCGCCATGCTCCAGGTCTATGCCGTCTTTGCCCGCGAGGGCCTGACCGCTCCCCGCCTGCCCCAGGAGGATGGTGGCAGCGGCATGAAGATGCTCGATTACGGCCTCGTCTTCGAGCAGCTGCCTCCTGCCATGGCGATTTCGCTTCTGTCGCATGAATGCACCATCGCCCGCATCCATGCCGACAGCAGCGAGGCCCAGAAGGCGAAATTCCTCCCCGACCTGCTCGCCGGCCGCAAGATCTGCTGCACCGGCACCACCGAGCCCGACACCGGCTCGGATCCGCGCGGCGTGCGCGCCCGCGTCGTCGAAAAAGACGATGCCCTCGTCATCAATGGCCGCAAGATGTGGATCACCAACGGCACGGCGAGCGACATCATGATCGCCACCTGTTCCGCCGGCGAGGGCCCCAAGGGCAACATCATGCGCCGCGTCGTGGTCGAGCGTGACGTCTCGCCTTACGAGGCGCTCGAGATTTCCTCCCTCGGATTGCGCCAGGGCCATCTCTCCGAGATCCTGTTCAACGACTGCCGCGTGCCCAAGGAGAACGCCCTGGGCCAAGGCGGCGACGCAGCCCGCATCCTGACCCTCACCTGGAACGGCAACCGCCCTCTCGTCGGCCTCGCCGCCGTCCATCTCGGCCAGAAGTCCCTGGACGCGGCGATCGAATATTCCAAAGTCCGCAAGCAGTTCGGCGGCTATATCGGGGCCAAGCAGCTGATCCAGGAGCGGATCGCCGACATTGCGGCCGACGTCATGGCAAGCCGCCTGCTCTGCTATCACGCCCTCGACACCATCGACAAAGGCGGCCGCGCCAACGGCACCTCCGCCATGGCCAAGCGCTTCGCGACCACCGCCTGCGAACGTGCCGTATCCCTCGCCATGCATGTCCACGGCGCCATGGGCATCAGCCGCGAAGCCGGCCTCGAGCAGCTCTATCGCGACGTCCGCATGCTCCCCATCCCCGATGGCACCAACGAGGTTCTGACCCTGATCACCGGCCGCGACCTGATCGGCCTGGACGCGATCCGGGCCTGAGGCCGCGCCATGACCCAGAGCTCCTCCGCCCTCCTTGTCCCCGCCAAGAGTCTCAGGTGCATTTTGCTGCGCCCTGTGCTGTATCCCCGGACGGTGGCCGCCCGTGGGGATGCGGCCGCGTCCATGACCGGGAGGGGATGACGATGATCCGTGCAGTGAGCAGGGCTCTGGCGATTTTCGATGCCTTTGACGACCAGCACCTTGCCTTGACGCTGCAGGAAATCGGCGAGCGCATCGCCATGCCGAAGGCCACCACCTTCCGCCTCGTGAACAGTCTTGAGCGGGGGGGCTTTCTCGTCCGCCTCGACAATCAGCAATATTGCCTGTCGCTGAAGCTCGTCCGCCTCGCCGGCCTGGTGAAGAGCACCATCGGCATTCGCGAGGTAAGCCGCCCGGTCATGCTGGCCGTCTCCAAGCAGACCGGCGAGACCGTCACCGTGAACGCTTTGTCCGGCCACCAGCGCGTCTGCATCGACGTCATCGACACGCCCTCGCCTCTGATGACCATCGTCCGCCCCGGCGAACACCTGCTCCTTCTCCACGGCGCCACCGGCAAGGCCCTCCTCGCCCATCGCACCCCCGATGAGCTCGACGCCATCATCGCAGCCTCGCCCGGCGGCGAACGCATCGATCGGGTGGCTCTGGAGGCCGAGCTCCAGCAGATCCGCGAACGCGGCTATTCCCTCACCAGCGGCCAGCGGGTCCAGGGCATCACCGCCATTGGCGTGCCCCTGCGCGATATGCGCGAGGAGGTGCACCATTCGCTGGCCCTGACCGGCCCCAGCATCCGCATGGATCCGCGCATCGAGGAGTTCTCCGCGATCATGGTGGCCGCCGGCGCCGAGATCTCGAGCCATCTCGGCTCCATCCTCTCCTCCAGAGCGATCCCGCATGACTGAACCCGGCGCCCTCGCGGACTTTGACATCCTCGAAACCGGCACGGTCACGGCCTATGCCGGCAAGCTCTTCGCCGATCACGGCGCCAAGGTCACCCTGGTCGAGCCGCCCTCCGGCTCCCCCTTGCGCCAGCACCCGCCCTTCCTCGCCGGCCGCACCGGCCCCGATCGCAGCCTCCACTTCCACTATATGAGTGCGGGCAAGCACAGCCTCCTCGCCGATCTCGACACCGAACAAGGCTGCCAGCTGTTCCGCGACCGCCTCGGCCGCTGCGACATCATCCTCGACGACCGCCCGCAATCCTGGTGGCGCGAGCTCGGTCTCGGCTTCGAAGCCCTCTCCGCCGAACACCCGCGCCTCGTCTGGTGCGCCGTGACCCCCTATGGCCAGTCTGGGCCGTATGCCGACTATGCCGGCACCGATCTCACCGCCATGGCCATGGGCGGCATGGCCTGGCTCGCGGGCTATGCCGACGGCCCCACGGTCTCGCGCGGCGAGATCGCCCTGCGCAGCGCTGCTCTCTATGCCGCCGTCACGGCCCTCGTGGTCGCCCTCGGCCGCGGCCCGCAAGCCGGAGGCCGCTTCGTCGACATCTCCATCCAGGAAGTGGTGGCCCTGGGCACCGAGACGGCGCCGCAATTCTACGACCTCCACGGCGTTATCCGGCGCCGCAATGCCGATCCCCAGCGCCAGGCCGGCATCGGCGTCTATCCCTGTGCCGACGGCTTCGTCATGGTCTATGCCGCCGAGGCCGGCGTCGGCACCGGCTGGACCCGCCTGGTCGAATGGATGGTCGAATCGGGCATCGCTGCGGCTCGCCCCATGCTCTCCGCCGAATGGGCGACCAACGCCTTCAAGCAGACCGCAGCGGCCAAGCGCGAATTCGCCGCAGCCTTCCAGTCCTTCGCCGGCCACCGCTGCAAGCAGGATCTCTTCGTCGAAGGCCAGCGCCGCCGCATCGCCATCGCTCCCGTCAACGGGCCAGCCGAGGTCTTGGCCGACCCGCATCTGCGCGAGACCGGCTATTTCCGTAACCTCGACATCGGCACGGGCAGCCCCGTCCCCTGCCCCGGCGCCCCCTTTCTCCTCTCGCGCACCCCGGGCCGCAGCACCGGTCGCGCCCCCGCCCTCGGAGAGCAGGGATGAACCGCCCCCCCTTGGCCGACATCCGCATCCTCGACTTCTCCTGGGTCGGCGCCGGGCCCTTCACCACGAAGATCTTGAGCGATTTCGGCGCCGAGGTGGTGAAGATCGAATCCCACCGGCGCCCCGATCAGCTTCGCAAGGCTGAACCTCTCACGGGCCAGCGCACCCTCGAGGAAAGCGGCTACTTCGCCAATCGCAACGTCAACAAGAAGAGCATCGCCATCGACCTCAAGCATCCCGAGGCCGGTCCCGTGGTGCTGGCGCTTGCGGCCCGCAGCGACGTCGTGATCAACTCCTTCTCCCCCGGCGTCATGGAGCGGTTCGGTCTCGGCTATGAGGAGATCCGCGCGGTCCGCGACGACGTCATCTATGTCAGCATGCCCTTCGGCGGAGACAGTGGCCCCTATCGCGACTTCCTGGGCTACGGCATGAACATCGCAGCCCTGGTCGGGCTGCTCGCCCTCGGCGGCCTCCCGGGCCGTTGGCCGGTCGGCACCGGCACCAACTATCCCGACCATCTTCCGAACCCGCTCCATGCGGCCTTCGCCATCCTCACCGCCTTGGCCGAGCGCCGGCGCAGCGGCCGCGGCCAGATCATCACTCTGTCCCAGATCGACAGCACGCTCGCCATGGTCCCCGACGACATTCTCGACTACGCCGCGAATAGCCGTCTGCCCGAGCCTGGCCACCTCGATGATCCCGAAGCCGGCCCTCACGGCCTGTATCCCTGCCAGGGCGAGGATCGCTGGTGCGCCATCTCGGTTCGGGGTGACGCGCAATTTGCTGCCCTCGCCTGCGCCATGGGTGAGCCTGCCCTCGCCTGCGACCCGCGCTTTGCCTCCCTCTCCGCCCGCCGCAGCCATCAGGCGGAGCTGGATGCGCGCGTCTCCGCCTGGACCGCCTTGCGCGAGCCGCGCGCGGTGATGGAGGAGCTGCAGTTCCTGGGCATCGCCGCCGGCATCGTCCAGACCCCGGACGATCTCCTCGTCCGCGACCCGCAGCTCGAGGCCCGCGGCTTCTGGCAATATCTCGACCACCCCGTCATGCAGCGCAGCGTCTATCACGGCGTCCCGGCCTGCATCTCGGGCCTCTCCAACCGCTATGCGACCCCGGCCCCCCTGCTGGGCCAGCACAATGCCGAGCTGCCTCACCTCACCGGCCTGTCGCCGGACGTGATCGCCGGTCTTACCGCCCGCGGGGTGTTCCAATGAGCGAGGCCATGAATTTCGATCTTCCGCCCGAGATCGCCATGATCCGCGACACCGTCCACCGTTTCGCCGTGGAGACGCTCCGTCCCCACGAGCCTCTTGTTCTGCGCCGCGAGGCCGAGCGGGGCTTCACAGACACGCCGCTGCTTCCCCCCGAGATCGAGGCGGAGCTTCACGTCAAGGCGCGCGACATCGGCCTCTACGGCATCGACGTGCCCGAGGAATTCGGCGGCCAGGATCTCGGCGCCCTCACCAAATGCGTGGTCATCGAGCAACTGAAGCACTCCATCGTCCCC
It encodes:
- a CDS encoding ABC transporter ATP-binding protein; amino-acid sequence: MLELRKVSKRFGGLLAISELSQTVQRNEFLGIIGPNGAGKTTLLNLITGYMRPTSGMIRFEGQDINGVAPYKVCRLGVGRTFQVVRPFPEMTVLDNVATGALFASTEGRSVAEGRKLAQRPLELTGLWDMRDLPASALTIGNKKRLELARALATGPKLLLLDEVMAGLARGEVDELIVTLKRVHEDGITICMIEHLVHVILQLSQRVMVLNFGQKIADGLPSEVIKMPAVVESYLGQPLDEDETEHAA
- a CDS encoding ABC transporter ATP-binding protein, yielding MSPLLSMRNVKAGYAGAIALEDISIDVNEGEVVCLLGANGAGKTTTMAVLTGLIGTMAGQIEFDGRDLLAMPSHDRVAAGLALSPEGRKVFPNLTVHENLILGSYNSRARKGRKEKLEEVFALFPKLVERREQKAGLMSGGEQQMLAIGRALMANPRLLLLDEPSLGLAPKIVQVVFAAIRQIARSNTTILLVEQNTRAALSVAHRGYVISSGSIVYSASARELKTSAMVQEAFIGSDKETAHA
- a CDS encoding branched-chain amino acid ABC transporter permease, translated to MPRDLRTVVPILFAIAFIASPFVGSPQISDWLFRVSTLIMLAVSWNLMANAGLISLGHSAFWGVGSYAALLSANAFGLPILASLVVSILFGALLGLFLAVTTGRLRGIFFAISTLALSEGLRITAFMTPDFTGGAVGLFLDQALRPSTTMLYVIGALGAVATVVISYIISISRFHFACRAMRNNEGAAQMLGVNPYRYRLGLLAISGAIASCAGGINAWYGGYLDPEVGFSLHFTILSQIAPILGGIHTLAGPAIGSFAIVAISEGTRIFFGQNEGFSQLIYGLVLVIGILFMPRGIWGALVAGGGWFSRPAKPVTAAPSKVQAEVKP
- a CDS encoding branched-chain amino acid ABC transporter permease, which encodes MDFFGQFFVDAMLLGGIYTLMVIGLSLSFGIIRIINFAHGEAIMLGAYGSYWALTILGLDPLVALPLIMVAGMIVGMAIYKISIKRVLTAPHINQILLTFGIGLILQNLALISWSADERSVNPPYAFDSMMIGDISISTARVIAFAVATILVVGLFLWLRRTELGRASRALAENGDAAILMGINVTQMYGIVFGISAALGAATGVLLSFIGAISPFMGFHMLVKGFAIIILGGLGSIVGSVVGAFVLAFAETWVAYYVPGGAGWSEGVAFALLFLILIIRPRGLLGQAVEE
- a CDS encoding ABC transporter substrate-binding protein, which translates into the protein MLNTSGLNRRFVLALLVATGISAGSFAASAEETIKIGVPMELSGRFVAYGGPGKRGVEMAAEAFGNTVGGKKVEFIYRDVQSEAQSTVSTVNELVNVEKVDFMIGPVGSPIVAAAIPPWQQGKPVWIVNGSSSTKLEEVVGKEDNFFHTYPYAYHYHTSEAAALKHYLGEGKKVAVIYSDDSYGRTHLPYVKQFYGDIGYEIVAEEMVRANATDMNPALTKIARAKPDILVGLVQTTDAITMAKQVQTRKLDVPYLVGTAYTQLEEWQKAVGDAQEGWMGVTTYLPGVEHAANKDYPKLFPSTTEWVEAFKKKYNAEPDFLDIGHYAATGMLLIALDKAGGDKVKAAEELRKMNVETVNGRGEFKPTGFGTKQQAFTDMIVFQRQGGKNVVLWPLEAANGEIAAVKR
- a CDS encoding enoyl-CoA hydratase-related protein gives rise to the protein MSYEDILYESGDGIATITINRPEVRNAVRPKTYEELTAAFKVAAEDATVGVVVITGAGDKAFCSGGDVRDQSSRTPHVGRMHMRRLYALSSMMRMMDKPIIAKVRGFCVGGGNEINLFCDLTVASEDAKFGQVGPRVGSIPIWGACQLLARYVGERKAREMLYTCKLYTAQQSLDMGLINEVCPAEDLDRVVHELCQSILDKSPQSIRIAKIALNAGSDQEFYGSFFPTSELLAGIYGNEENMEGITAFLEKRPSDFRKYRRP
- a CDS encoding SDR family NAD(P)-dependent oxidoreductase, whose translation is MGLEGKIALITGGARGIGFAAAQILAAEGVKLALVDINGDAAAAAAQSLTGTEAIGIRADISSEADVAAMVAAATERFGRIDIFVNSAAVLDDKLFLDSGPADWSRMLNVCLLGPMLCLRHILPGMVERGHGRVICLASDSARVGQARLSYYAAAKAGVIALVKSVAQEVGKGGVTLNVVSPGATNTPLRIEREDGLRAQMGEEKYARRVNSVLKMYPAGRIGEPDDIGSAIVFLASDRASWITGQVLSVNGGFVMP
- a CDS encoding acyl-CoA dehydrogenase family protein; this translates as MDFSLTEEQTILQDSARRMVEQEIMPILKANDPDRPLPKSAMLQVYAVFAREGLTAPRLPQEDGGSGMKMLDYGLVFEQLPPAMAISLLSHECTIARIHADSSEAQKAKFLPDLLAGRKICCTGTTEPDTGSDPRGVRARVVEKDDALVINGRKMWITNGTASDIMIATCSAGEGPKGNIMRRVVVERDVSPYEALEISSLGLRQGHLSEILFNDCRVPKENALGQGGDAARILTLTWNGNRPLVGLAAVHLGQKSLDAAIEYSKVRKQFGGYIGAKQLIQERIADIAADVMASRLLCYHALDTIDKGGRANGTSAMAKRFATTACERAVSLAMHVHGAMGISREAGLEQLYRDVRMLPIPDGTNEVLTLITGRDLIGLDAIRA
- a CDS encoding IclR family transcriptional regulator, with amino-acid sequence MTMIRAVSRALAIFDAFDDQHLALTLQEIGERIAMPKATTFRLVNSLERGGFLVRLDNQQYCLSLKLVRLAGLVKSTIGIREVSRPVMLAVSKQTGETVTVNALSGHQRVCIDVIDTPSPLMTIVRPGEHLLLLHGATGKALLAHRTPDELDAIIAASPGGERIDRVALEAELQQIRERGYSLTSGQRVQGITAIGVPLRDMREEVHHSLALTGPSIRMDPRIEEFSAIMVAAGAEISSHLGSILSSRAIPHD
- a CDS encoding CaiB/BaiF CoA transferase family protein, with the translated sequence MTEPGALADFDILETGTVTAYAGKLFADHGAKVTLVEPPSGSPLRQHPPFLAGRTGPDRSLHFHYMSAGKHSLLADLDTEQGCQLFRDRLGRCDIILDDRPQSWWRELGLGFEALSAEHPRLVWCAVTPYGQSGPYADYAGTDLTAMAMGGMAWLAGYADGPTVSRGEIALRSAALYAAVTALVVALGRGPQAGGRFVDISIQEVVALGTETAPQFYDLHGVIRRRNADPQRQAGIGVYPCADGFVMVYAAEAGVGTGWTRLVEWMVESGIAAARPMLSAEWATNAFKQTAAAKREFAAAFQSFAGHRCKQDLFVEGQRRRIAIAPVNGPAEVLADPHLRETGYFRNLDIGTGSPVPCPGAPFLLSRTPGRSTGRAPALGEQG
- a CDS encoding CaiB/BaiF CoA transferase family protein, whose protein sequence is MNRPPLADIRILDFSWVGAGPFTTKILSDFGAEVVKIESHRRPDQLRKAEPLTGQRTLEESGYFANRNVNKKSIAIDLKHPEAGPVVLALAARSDVVINSFSPGVMERFGLGYEEIRAVRDDVIYVSMPFGGDSGPYRDFLGYGMNIAALVGLLALGGLPGRWPVGTGTNYPDHLPNPLHAAFAILTALAERRRSGRGQIITLSQIDSTLAMVPDDILDYAANSRLPEPGHLDDPEAGPHGLYPCQGEDRWCAISVRGDAQFAALACAMGEPALACDPRFASLSARRSHQAELDARVSAWTALREPRAVMEELQFLGIAAGIVQTPDDLLVRDPQLEARGFWQYLDHPVMQRSVYHGVPACISGLSNRYATPAPLLGQHNAELPHLTGLSPDVIAGLTARGVFQ